In the genome of Enterococcus sp. DIV2402, the window CGTAAGCTAGGCGATCGTTATGGTCTTTGATTTCTGGAAATGGTGTATTAATAGACACACCCATTTCTGGATTCGTTCCCCAAGTAATATATGGTTCCAATGTGTTTGCATCCAATTCGATGATACGATCAAACTCTGCATCTTCATCTGTATACAATGTTTTCCAGTCAGCAATTGCAGCTTCCATGTCTTTCGGTGCATATTCGCGACCTTGAACATATTCAAAAGTTTTCTCATCAGGAGCCATCATGCCCATTTTTGCGCCGCCTTCAATCGACATGTTACAAATGGTCATTCGTTCTTCCATTGTTAGATTTTTAATGGTTTCGCCATAGAATTCTGCTGCATAGCCAACTCCAAAATCAACACCGTATGTCGCAATCAAGGCTAGAATAATATCTTTGGCATAAACGCCTGGTCGCAACTTTCCGGTAACATGAATACCTAAGCGTTTAGGTTTCTTTTGCCAAATAGTTTGCGTTGCTAGAACGTGTTCTACCTCACTTGTACCGATCCCAAAAGCAATCGCGCCAAATGCTCCGTGTGTCGCTGTATGAGAATCCCCGCAGACAATCGTTTTCCCCGGTTGTGTTAAACCTACTTCAGGTCCGACCATATGCACAATCCCTTGACGAGCAGAACCATTATCACAAAGAGTAATACCAAATTCCTCACAATTTCTTCTTAGCGTATCAATTTGTTTTTTTGAAATTAAATCAGTAATGTTAAAAATATCTTTTGTTGGTACATTATGATCCATCGTACCAAATGTTTTATCGGGACGACGAACTTTACGACCAGCTTCACGCAATCCTTCAAACGCTTGAGGTGATGTCACCTCATGAATCATTTGTAAATCAATATAAAGGAGTTGCGCTTCTCCTTCTTCACCACTGACGACATGACGTTCCCAGACTTTATCAAATAGTGTTTTTCCCATGTGAAAGCCTCCTTTAATTTTTTGATTTCACAATTACGTTAATTTTTCTAGAATGGCTTGTGTAAATGCTGTAGTCGTTGTATTCCCACCTAAATCTTTTGTTAAAATGCCTTCTTCCATCGCCTCAAAACAAGCTTTTTCTATTCGATCTGCTTCTTCGTTCATATCAAATGATTGACGTAGCATCAAACTAGCCGACAAAATCATTGAGACAGGATTCGCAATATTTTGCCCCGCAATATCTGGTGCAGAGCCGTGGATTGGTTCATACAAGGAAACGCCTGATTCACTGTGGCTGGCACTCGGTAAAACCCCCAATGTACCTGGCAAAACAGATGCTTCATCACTCAAAATATCTCCAAACAGATTTTCTGTTACAACTACGTCAAAAGCAGTTGGATTTTGTACAATTCGCATTGCTGCTGAATCAACATATTGATGTTCTAACGTACAATCTGGAAATTCTTGAGCGACTTCTTCGGCAATTTTACGCCATAATTTACTGGTTGCTAATACATTCGCTTTATCCACTGACAAGACATGTTTGCGACGTCCTTGAGCAATCTCAAACGCCTTACGGATAATGCGACGAATTTCAACTTCTTGGTAACGGTTGGTATCAAACGCCTCCTCTTCTCCTAAGTGACGTGGTTCACCAAAATAAATACCACTTGTTAATTCTCGAACAACAACAAAATCCGTTCCTTTGACGATATGTTCTTTAATAGGAGAAAGTGGTAACAACGCATTTGGAACAGAAATCGGACGAATATTTGCAAATAAATTTAATGCTTTACGTAAAGCCAATA includes:
- the leuC gene encoding 3-isopropylmalate dehydratase large subunit, whose protein sequence is MGKTLFDKVWERHVVSGEEGEAQLLYIDLQMIHEVTSPQAFEGLREAGRKVRRPDKTFGTMDHNVPTKDIFNITDLISKKQIDTLRRNCEEFGITLCDNGSARQGIVHMVGPEVGLTQPGKTIVCGDSHTATHGAFGAIAFGIGTSEVEHVLATQTIWQKKPKRLGIHVTGKLRPGVYAKDIILALIATYGVDFGVGYAAEFYGETIKNLTMEERMTICNMSIEGGAKMGMMAPDEKTFEYVQGREYAPKDMEAAIADWKTLYTDEDAEFDRIIELDANTLEPYITWGTNPEMGVSINTPFPEIKDHNDRLAYEYMDLHPGQKAADINIEYVFIGSCTNGRLSDLQEAAKILKGKKIKEGVTGIVVPGSRPVRHAAEKIGLDKVFIEAGFEWREPGCSMCLGMNPDKVPEFVHCASTSNRNFVGRQGKNSRTHLCSPAMAAAAAINGRFIDVREIIGGE
- the leuB gene encoding 3-isopropylmalate dehydrogenase yields the protein MKKKIVVLAGDGIGPEIMASGVTVLKKAVEHANITFEFEEHPFGGAGIDAKGEPLPQDTLVACQQADAILLGAIGGPKWEQAEKTPEQGLLALRKALNLFANIRPISVPNALLPLSPIKEHIVKGTDFVVVRELTSGIYFGEPRHLGEEEAFDTNRYQEVEIRRIIRKAFEIAQGRRKHVLSVDKANVLATSKLWRKIAEEVAQEFPDCTLEHQYVDSAAMRIVQNPTAFDVVVTENLFGDILSDEASVLPGTLGVLPSASHSESGVSLYEPIHGSAPDIAGQNIANPVSMILSASLMLRQSFDMNEEADRIEKACFEAMEEGILTKDLGGNTTTTAFTQAILEKLT